A genome region from Strigops habroptila isolate Jane chromosome 12, bStrHab1.2.pri, whole genome shotgun sequence includes the following:
- the PDGFRB gene encoding platelet-derived growth factor receptor beta, with the protein MVPTMVCPSLKTSLWLLILTGLLEVTSGASELHIEPGDSELVLSLHSTFSLLCYGDGALVWEREGQPLAASLEHRDGVFISNLTLRNVTGRHTGEYACTYSPEQAPEPAERKAIYIYVPDPSLVFLPTMTSEELFIFITGYTEAIIPCRVTNPQMQVTLYEKKVENPIPAAYDPQQGFRGFFEDKTYFCRTIVDDQEVDSDTFYVYRIQVSSVNVSISAVQTIVRQGENVTLMCTVSGNELVNFNWDYPRKQAGKTVEPVTDFLPGSTHEIRSILIIQNAELEDSGTYVCNVSEGYHEKTDRKDITVHVIERGFVRFHTRLPSTMYAEVHKSRTIQVEVEAYPPPSIVWLKNNKTLTMESSSEFTITSRNLSETRYETGLVLVRVKQEEGGFYTIRASNEDDEQELSFHLQINVPAKVVDLKENSNASSGEQTVTCSAEGMPQPEISWSTCSDIKWCSTKGHPTRLLGNESAEIGLRTNATYHAELQVYRVNSTLQLHRVDEPLLLRCTVHNFLGTNSQDITLVPHALPFKVVIISVILALLVLTVISLIILIVLWQKKPRYEIRWKVIESVSSDGHEYIYVDPMQLPYDSSWEVPRDKLVLGRTLGSGAFGRVVEATAHGLSHSQSTMKVAVKMLKSTARSSEKQALMSELKIMSHLGPHLNIVNLLGACTKGGPIYIITEYCRYGDLVDYLHRNKHTFLQCYGEKARREAELYGNTPKEDHVQSHLSLSVESDGGYMDMSKDDSLDYVPMSDMKGEVKYADIESSNYGTPYELDSYSPSAPERTDRVTLINESPLLSYMDLVGFSFQVANGMEFLASKNCVHRDLAARNVLICEGKLVKICDFGLARDIMRDSNYISKGSTFLPLKWMAPESIFNNLYTTLSDVWSFGILLWEIFTLGGTPYPELPMNEQFYNAIKRGYRMSKPTHASDEIYDIMQKCWEEKFEIRPSFSQLVVLMGNLLVDCYRKRYQQVDEEFMKSDHPAVVRTRPMIPRLNNARITASSPPGSILYTSVHQNGGENDYIIPLPDPKPEAICDLAQEASVSRASSMLNEANTSSTISCDSPLGLRQDEEQESDPQPGCQELTTGHQEVEESFL; encoded by the exons ATGGTGCCCACCATGGTGTGCCCTTCTCTGAAGACATCTCTGTGGCTTCTCATCCTCACTG gTCTGCTGGAGGTAACATCTGGGGCTAGTGAGCTGCACATTGAACCTGGAGACAGCGAGCTTGTCCTCAGCCTCCACAGCACCTTCTCCTTGTTGTGCTATGGGGATGGAGCACTGGTCTGGGAACGGGAGGGTCAGCCCCTCGCCGCATCATTGGAGCACAGGGATGGTGTCTTCATCAGCAACCTCACCCTCAGGAACGTGACGGGCCGTCATACCGGGGAGTACGCGTGTACCTACAGCCCGGAGCAGGCTCCAGAGCCGGCAGAGAGGAAAGCCATCTACATCTACGTTCCAG ATCCCTCCCTAGTCTTCCTTCCCACTATGACCTCTGAAGAGCTCTTCATCTTCATCACGGGCTACACTGAGGCCATCATCCCATGCCGCGTGACAAACCCACAGATGCAAGTGACCCTCTATGAGAAAAAGGTGGAGAACCCCATCCCAGCAGCTTATGACCCACAACAGGGATTCAGAGGCTTCTTTGAGGATAAGACCTACTTCTGCCGGACAATTGTGGATGACCAGGAGGTGGATTCAGACACCTTCTACGTCTACAGGATCCAGG TTTCATCTGTGAACGTCTCCATCAGCGCAGTGCAGACCATAGTGCGCCAGGGAGAAAACGTTACCCTGATGTGCACCGTGAGCGGCAATGAGCTGGTCAACTTCAACTGGGATTATCCCCGCAAGCAG gcagggaagaCCGTGGAGCCAGTGACCGACTTCCTGCCTGGATCCACCCACGAGATCCGCTCCATCCTCATCATCCAGAACGCGGAGCTGGAGGACAGCGGTACCTATGTCTGCAATGTCTCTGAGGGCTACCATGAGAAAACGGACCGCAAGGACATCACAGTCCATGTGATCG AGCGTGGCTTTGTGCGCTTCCACACCCGCCTGCCCAGCACCATGTACGCCGAGGTGCACAAGAGCCGCACCATCCAAGTGGAGGTGGAGGCCTACCCACCACCCAGCATTGTGTGGCTGAAGAACAACAAGACATTGACCATGGAGAGCAGCAGCGAGTTCACCATCACCAGCAGGAACCTGTCAGAAACCAG GTACGAGACGGGTCTGGTGCTGGTGCGGGTGAAGCAGGAAGAAGGAGGATTTTACACCATCCGGGCTTCCAATGAGGATGATGAGCAGGAGCTGTCCTTCCATCTGCAGATAAATG TGCCAGCCAAAGTGGTGGATCTCAAGGAGAACAGCAATGCCAGCAGTGGGGAGCAGACCGTGACATGCTCTGCTGAAGGCATGCCCCAGCCGGAGATCAGCTGGTCTACTTGCAGTGACATCAAATG GTGCAGCACCAAGGGGCATCCCACCCGGCTGCTAGGGAACGAGTCGGCAGAGATCGGGCTGCGGACCAACGCCACGTACCACGCGGAGCTGCAGGTCTACCGCGTGAACAGcaccctgcagctgcacagggTGGACGAGCCGCTGCTCCTGCGGTGCACCGTGCACAACTTCCTGGGCACCAACTCGCAGGACATCACATTGGTCCCACACG CTTTGCCGTTCAAGGTGGTCATCATCTCTGTCATCCTGGCCTTGCTGGTCCTCACCGTCATCTCCCTGATCATCCTGATCGTCCTGTGGCAGAAG AAACCTCGTTATGAAATCCGCTGGAAGGTGATTGAGTCCGTCAGCTCCGATGGACACGAGTATATCTACGTGGATCCCATGCAGCTCCCTTATGACTCCAGCTGGGAGGTGCCTAGGGACAAGCTGGTGTTAG gacGTACTCTCGGCTCCGGTGCCTTCGGACGTGTGGTGGAGGCAACAGCCCATGGCCTGAGCCATTCGCAGTCCACCATGAAAGTGGCGGTCAAAATGCTCAAGT CCACCGCCCGAAGCAGCGAGAAGCAAGCCCTCATGTCTGAGCTGAAGATCATGAGCCACCTGGGACCTCACCTCAACATTGTCAATTTGCTGGGGGCCTGCACAAAAGGAG GACCCATCTATATCATCACTGAGTACTGCCGCTATGGGGACCTGGTGGACTACCTGCACCGCAACAAGCACACCTTCCTGCAGTGCTATGGTGAGAAGGCACGGCGAGAGGCAGAGCTGTATGGGAACACCCCCAAGGAGGACCACGTGCAGAG TCACCTCTCCTTGTCTGTGGAGAGCGATGGGGGCTACATGGACATGAGCAAGGATGACTCCCTGGATTATGTGCCCATGTCCGACATGAAGGGTGAAGTCAAGTACGCTGACATCGAGTCCTCTAACTACGGCACCCCGTACGAGCTGGACAGCTATTCCCCATCAG CTCCTGAAAGAACAGACCGGGTGACACTGATAAACGAGTCTCCACTCCTCAGCTACATGGACTTGGTGGGATTTAGCTTCCAGGTGGCCAATGGGATGGAGTTCCTGGCTTCCAAAAAC TGTGTACATCGTGACTTGGCTGCCAGGAATGTCCTCATCTGTGAGGGGAAGCTGGTGAAGATCTGTGACTTTGGCCTGGCACGAGACATCATGAGGGATTCCAACTATATCTCCAAAGGCAGC acCTTCTTGCCCCTTAAGTGGATGGCTCCCGAGAGCATCTTCAACAACCTCTACACCACCCTGAGTGATGTATGGTCCTTCGGGATTCTCCTCTGGGAGATATTCACGCTAG GGGGGACTCCATACCCCGAGCTGCCTATGAACGAACAGTTCTACAATGCCATCAAACGTGGCTATCGGATGTCCAAACCCACCCATGCCTCTGATGAAAT CTATGATATCATGCAGAAGTGCTGGGAGGAGAAGTTTGAGATCAGACCATCCTTCTCACAGTTGGTGGTGCTTATGGGAAACCTCTTGGTGGATTGCTACAGAAAG AGGTACCAGCAGGTGGATGAAGAGTTCATGAAGAGTGACCACCCCGCTGTTGTCCGCACAAGACCCATGatccccaggctgaacaacgCCAGGATCACAGCCAGCTCCCCCCCCGGCAGCATCCTCTACACCTCTGTGCACCAGAACGGAGGCGAGAATGATTATATCATCCCTCTGCCCGACCCCAAACCAGAGGCAATCTGTGATCTTGCTCAGGAGGCCTCCGTCAGCCGAGCCAG CTCTATGCTGAACGAGGCCAACACATCATCTACAATATCCTGTGACAGCCCTCTGGGCCTCCGGCAGGACGAGGAGCAGGAATCTGACCCACAGCCAGGCTGCCAGGAGCTGACTACAGGGCACCAAGAGGTGGAGGAGAGTTTCCTGTAG